One genomic region from Argentina anserina chromosome 2, drPotAnse1.1, whole genome shotgun sequence encodes:
- the LOC126782798 gene encoding putative UPF0481 protein At3g02645 isoform X2 produces MAGNGEAPDDIESQRAQHVPLITSMKKELDELPFLSPLCCIYKVPERLRRVSEKAYTPQVVSIGPLHHGKESLKSMEVHKKRYLQAFIVRTRVSLEDYVVKMKNQEEKLRNCYAETVQFTSDEFVKIILVDAAFIIEVLLRYCFHALQDENDRIFNKPWMLQDVWPDMRLLENQLPFFILEELYAKVSSNVTEGKSLIDLSHTFFTSLMHIEGTEGILETIHSSSVHHFVDFCRDLYLPPPPKRPTKGKLETLTTPSMTDLHRAGVKFKVRPSKNLFDLRFQGGTLEIPKLAISDEIELTIRNILAFEQCHCLENIINDYVVVMDRLVNTPKDVELLVKYGIVENRLGDSFGGSTLINNLADGVIVDSKDFCYATLCKDLNHYCSWTWHKWKANLRQNYFNTPWAVISFTAAVILLILTLIQAVCSIVSAGQDNSRNVPSSGCFQSRGKGRAAICQ; encoded by the exons ATGGCAGGAAACGGTGAAGCTCCAGATGACATTGAAAGCCAGCGAGCCCAGCATGTTCCATTGATAACTTCAATGAAAAAGGAGTTGGACGAGTTGCCTTTTCTGTCCCCTTTGTGTTGTATCTACAAAGTTCCTGAGCGGCTACGGCGTGTGAGTGAAAAGGCATACACACCTCAGGTTGTTTCTATAGGTCCACTTCACCACGGGAAGGAGAGCCTAAAATCAATGGAAGTGCACAAAAAGAGGTACCTGCAAGCTTTTATTGTTCGGACCAGGGTCAGCTTGGAGGATTATGTTGTGAAAATGAAGAACCAAGAAGAAAAACTGCGGAATTGTTATGCTGAAACTGTTCAGTTTACAAGTGATGAGTTTGTGAAAATCATTTTAGTGGATGCGGCGTTCATTATTGAGGTCTTATTGAGGTACTGTTTCCATGCATTGCAGGATGAGAATGATCGCATATTTAACAAACCATGGATGTTGCAGGATGTATGGCCTGACATGCGATTGCTTGAAAACCAGCTGCCATTTTTCATTCTTGAGGAACTTTATGCTAAAGTCTCTTCTAATGTTACTGAGGGAAAATCATTAATTGATCTTTCACACACTTTCTTCACAAGTTTGATGCATATAGAGGGCACAGAAGGCATTTTGGAGACCATACATTCCTCTTCTGTACatcattttgttgatttttgtAGAGACTTATATCTACCTCCTCCACCAAAAAGGCCAACCAAAGGAAAACTTGAAACCTTAACCACACCAAGCATGACAGATCTACACCGAGCTGGAGTCAAGTTTAAGGTGAGACCGAGCAAAAATTTATTTGATTTACGATTTCAAGGAGGGACGCTTGAAATTCCAAAGTTAGCAATAAGTGATGAAATAGAGCTTACAATCAGAAATATCCTTGCCTTCGAACAATGTCATTGCCTGGAGAATATCATAAATGATTATGTTGTTGTCATGGATCGTCTTGTGAACACCCCAAAGGATGTGGAGTTGCTTGTTAAGTATGGAATTGTTGAAAATAGGCTAGGTGACAGCTTTGGAGGGTCTACTTTGATTAATAATCTTGCTGATGGGGTCATCGTCGACTCAAAAGACTTCTGTTATGCTACTCTTTGTAAAGACCTGAACCATTACTGCAGTTGGACATGGCACAAATGGAAGGCGAATTTGAGACAAAACTATTTCAACACTCCTTGGGCAGTGATTTCTTTCACTGCAGCTGTTATTCTTCTCATACTTACTCTTATACAAGCAGTATGCTCTATTGTCTCTGCTGGGCAAGATAATTCTAGAAA TGTACCTTCTTCTGGTTGCTTTCAAAGCAGAGGAAAAGGCAGAGCTGCTATTTGCCAATAA
- the LOC126782798 gene encoding putative UPF0481 protein At3g02645 isoform X1 gives MAGNGEAPDDIESQRAQHVPLITSMKKELDELPFLSPLCCIYKVPERLRRVSEKAYTPQVVSIGPLHHGKESLKSMEVHKKRYLQAFIVRTRVSLEDYVVKMKNQEEKLRNCYAETVQFTSDEFVKIILVDAAFIIEVLLRYCFHALQDENDRIFNKPWMLQDVWPDMRLLENQLPFFILEELYAKVSSNVTEGKSLIDLSHTFFTSLMHIEGTEGILETIHSSSVHHFVDFCRDLYLPPPPKRPTKGKLETLTTPSMTDLHRAGVKFKVRPSKNLFDLRFQGGTLEIPKLAISDEIELTIRNILAFEQCHCLENIINDYVVVMDRLVNTPKDVELLVKYGIVENRLGDSFGGSTLINNLADGVIVDSKDFCYATLCKDLNHYCSWTWHKWKANLRQNYFNTPWAVISFTAAVILLILTLIQAVCSIVSAGQDNSRKLTVCCCWYVWFIFASNLQLDINSYINTS, from the exons ATGGCAGGAAACGGTGAAGCTCCAGATGACATTGAAAGCCAGCGAGCCCAGCATGTTCCATTGATAACTTCAATGAAAAAGGAGTTGGACGAGTTGCCTTTTCTGTCCCCTTTGTGTTGTATCTACAAAGTTCCTGAGCGGCTACGGCGTGTGAGTGAAAAGGCATACACACCTCAGGTTGTTTCTATAGGTCCACTTCACCACGGGAAGGAGAGCCTAAAATCAATGGAAGTGCACAAAAAGAGGTACCTGCAAGCTTTTATTGTTCGGACCAGGGTCAGCTTGGAGGATTATGTTGTGAAAATGAAGAACCAAGAAGAAAAACTGCGGAATTGTTATGCTGAAACTGTTCAGTTTACAAGTGATGAGTTTGTGAAAATCATTTTAGTGGATGCGGCGTTCATTATTGAGGTCTTATTGAGGTACTGTTTCCATGCATTGCAGGATGAGAATGATCGCATATTTAACAAACCATGGATGTTGCAGGATGTATGGCCTGACATGCGATTGCTTGAAAACCAGCTGCCATTTTTCATTCTTGAGGAACTTTATGCTAAAGTCTCTTCTAATGTTACTGAGGGAAAATCATTAATTGATCTTTCACACACTTTCTTCACAAGTTTGATGCATATAGAGGGCACAGAAGGCATTTTGGAGACCATACATTCCTCTTCTGTACatcattttgttgatttttgtAGAGACTTATATCTACCTCCTCCACCAAAAAGGCCAACCAAAGGAAAACTTGAAACCTTAACCACACCAAGCATGACAGATCTACACCGAGCTGGAGTCAAGTTTAAGGTGAGACCGAGCAAAAATTTATTTGATTTACGATTTCAAGGAGGGACGCTTGAAATTCCAAAGTTAGCAATAAGTGATGAAATAGAGCTTACAATCAGAAATATCCTTGCCTTCGAACAATGTCATTGCCTGGAGAATATCATAAATGATTATGTTGTTGTCATGGATCGTCTTGTGAACACCCCAAAGGATGTGGAGTTGCTTGTTAAGTATGGAATTGTTGAAAATAGGCTAGGTGACAGCTTTGGAGGGTCTACTTTGATTAATAATCTTGCTGATGGGGTCATCGTCGACTCAAAAGACTTCTGTTATGCTACTCTTTGTAAAGACCTGAACCATTACTGCAGTTGGACATGGCACAAATGGAAGGCGAATTTGAGACAAAACTATTTCAACACTCCTTGGGCAGTGATTTCTTTCACTGCAGCTGTTATTCTTCTCATACTTACTCTTATACAAGCAGTATGCTCTATTGTCTCTGCTGGGCAAGATAATTCTAGAAA ACTGACAGTATGTTGCTGCTGGTATGTGTGGTTTATCTTTGCTTCCAACTTGCAACTGGATATAAACTCCTACATAAATACAAGTTAG
- the LOC126782799 gene encoding UPF0481 protein At3g47200-like, translating to MTAESLCQASNGIEQYPNIRPLADSMRKVLDNLFPLSHSCCICRVPKRISHASEKAYTPQVVSIGPLHHGKEGLKAMEELKHRYLKEFLHRHQTVTSLEDCIMKVKVEEQLLRSCYAETIEYDSDEFVRIILVDAIFIIEVLLRYNYENLQTENDHIFRKPRMLGDVWPDLRMLENQLPFFILEKLFNVVATEEYSIINISHNFFKTLMHIEEMEDTLLRIRSSPVEHLVDFVWKLYPLPPSRPATSHRPLIPVEGLESSHRGKNETLATLDMKELYFAGVKFKVGSSKNIFDIGFKDGTLEIPKITISDQSEVNLTNLLVFEQSQCKKTDNYINDYVGFLNILVNTPKDVALLVEYDIFENKLGDFKKGCTMIKNLGDRVNIVASKFYYADLCEELNKHCSRSWHIWKANLKHDYLNTPWSTLSVIAAVVLLILTLIQTVCSIIGVRQTHQ from the coding sequence ATGACAGCTGAAAGCCTTTGTCAAGCTTCAAATGGCATTGAACAGTACCCAAACATTCGTCCATTAGCAGATTCAATGAGAAAGGTGTTGGATAACTTGTTTCCATTATCTCATTCCTGTTGCATCTGTAGGGTTCCTAAGCGGATAAGTCATGCAAGTGAAAAGGCCTATACACCTCAGGTAGTCTCTATTGGTCCACTTCACCATGGGAAAGAAGGCTTAAAAGCAATGGAAGAGCTCAAACATAGGTATCTGAAAGAATTTCTGCATCGTCATCAAACTGTCACAAGCTTGGAAGATTGTATTATGAAAGTGAAGGTAGAAGAACAATTGCTGCGTAGTTGTTATGCGGAGACCATTGAGTATGATAGTGATGAGTTTGTAAGAATTATCCTAGTGGATGCTATATTCATCATTGAGGTCTTATTGAGGTACAATTATGAGAATCTGCAGACTGAAAATGACCACATATTCAGAAAACCAAGGATGTTGGGGGATGTATGGCCTGACTTGCGGATGCTTGAAAATCAGCTGCCAtttttcatacttgaaaaactTTTCAATGTTGTTGCTACAGAGGAGTATTCGATCATCAATATCTCACACAATTTCTTCAAGACTCTAATGCATATAGAGGAAATGGAAGACACTTTGCTGAGAATAAGATCTTCTCCGGTGGAACATTTGGTTGATTTCGTTTGGAAGTTATACCCGCTGCCACCATCACGACCGGCAACCTCGCATAGGCCATTGATACCAGTGGAAGGACTAGAAAGCTCGCATAGAGGGAAAAATGAAACTCTAGCTACACTCGACATGAAAGAGCTATATTTCGCAGGAGTCAAGTTTAAGGTGGGATCTAgcaaaaatatttttgacATTGGATTCAAAGATGGGACCTTGGAAATCCCAAAGATAACCATAAGTGATCAATCAGAAGTTAACCTCACAAATCTTCTGGTATTTGAACAAAGCCAATGCAAGAAGACAGATAATTACATAAATGATTATGTTGGCTTCTTAAACATTCTTGTCAACACTCCAAAGGATGTGGCTTTGCTAGTTGAGTATGACATTTTTGAGAATAAGCTTGGGGACTTTAAAAAAGGGTGTACAATGATTAAGAACCTTGGTGATAGGGTTAATATTGTGGCCTCCAAATTCTATTATGCAGATCTTTGTGAAGAGTTGAATAAGCACTGCAGTAGGTCATGGCACATATGGAAGGCAAATTTGAAGCATGATTATTTGAACACACCTTGGTCGACCCTTTCTGTCATTGCAGCTGTAGTTCTCCTCATACTCACTCTCATACAGACAGTGTGCTCCATTATTGGTGTTCGTCAAACTCATCAGTAA
- the LOC126784431 gene encoding UPF0481 protein At3g47200-like, with translation MESESSYDEVPHDIENPNTSLLTSMRSMLYNLSPLSSSCCICRVPKRLRRVSEMAYTPQVVSIGPLHHGKEGLKPMEEHKNRYLHDFLVRTNLSMEHYINKIRAREAELRGCYAETIQFNSDEFVRIVLVDAAFIIEVLLRYHFHELQDENDRIFKKPRMFEDVWPDMRMLENQLPFFILKDLFDPERIQIPYKEEKLSIINLSYTFFRALMNIEDLEDTLETISSSTIDHFVDFVRKLYPPPPPKEAQARVHSKPPIGASMRQLSIPEVPQARGHTETPTPPSMTELYKAGVKFKVGSGKNMFDIRFKDGTLQIPKITFSDQSEVNLTNLLVFEQSQCKETENYINDYIGILNILVNTPEDVTLLVKNAILVNKLGDSKKGCTMIKNMGDGVNIVDYSKFHFAPLCEKLNEHCTKSRHKWQAILRQNYFNTPCKTISVIAAACIIIFTLIQTVCSVISVIHDDHSRR, from the coding sequence ATGGAATCTGAGAGCAGCTACGACGAAGTTCCACATGACATAGAAAATCCAAACACTTCATTACTGACTTCAATGAGAAGTATGCTGTATAACTTGTCTCCTCTATCCTCTTCTTGCTGTATCTGCCGAGTTCCTAAGCGCCTTCGGCGTGTTAGTGAAATGGCTTACACACCTCAAGTAGTCTCTATAGGCCCCCTTCACCATGGAAAGGAAGGACTAAAGCCTATGGAAGAGCACAAAAATAGATACCTCCATGATTTTCTAGTCCGAACCAATCTAAGCATGGAGCATTACATAAACAAGATAAGGGCAAGAGAAGCAGAATTGCGTGGTTGTTATGCAGAAACCATTCAGTTCAACAGTGATGAATTTGTAAGAATTGTCCTAGTGGATGCTGCTTTCATCATTGAGGTCTTGTTGAGGTACCATTTCCATGAGCTGCAGGATGAGAATGATCGCATTTTCAAGAAACCTAGGATGTTTGAGGATGTATGGCCTGATATGAGAATGCTTGAAAATCAGCTTCCATTCTTTATCCTTAAGGATCTTTTTGACCCTGAAAGGATTCAAATACCTTATAAGGAGGAGAAGCTCTCCATAATCAACCTTTCTTACACTTTCTTCAGAGCTCTAATGAACATAGAGGATCTAGAAGACACTTTGGAAACAATAAGTTCATCTACAATAGACcattttgttgattttgtcAGAAAATTGtatccaccaccaccaccaaaggAAGCACAAGCTCGAGTGCATTCCAAACCTCCAATAGGTGCCAGCATGAGACAGCTATCTATACCAGAAGTACCACAAGCTCGAGGGCATACTGAAACTCCTACACCACCAAGCATGACTGAACTATACAAGGCTGGAGTCAAGTTTAAGGTGGGATCAGGAAAAAACATGTTTGACATACGATTCAAAGATGGGACCTTGCAAATTCCAAAGATAACATTTAGTGATCAATCAGAGGTAAATCTCACAAATCTCCTGGTGTTTGAACAAAGCCAATGCAAGGAAACTGAGAATTACATAAACGATTACATTGGCATCTTGAACATTCTTGTCAACACCCCAGAGGATGTGACATTGCTTGTGAAGAATGCAATCTTAGTGAACAAGTTAGGTGACAGCAAGAAAGGGTGTACTATGATTAAGAATATGGGAGACGGGGTCAATATTGTGGACTACAGCAAGTTCCATTTCGCTCCACTCTGCGAAAAACTGAACGAGCATTGCACAAAGTCGAGGCACAAATGGCAGGCAATTTTGAGGCAAAATTATTTCAACACGCCTTGCAAAACTATTTCAGTCATTGCAGCTGCTTGTATAATCATATTCACTCTCATACAGACAGTGTGCTCTGTTATATCTGTTAttcatgatgatcattctCGCCGATGA